The Quercus lobata isolate SW786 chromosome 4, ValleyOak3.0 Primary Assembly, whole genome shotgun sequence genome segment TTATAGGGACAGTGGCAACTAAATAGGTATGAACTGGTTGAGTTCAATGAGGAGAGGAAGAGACAAGAAAGAGGGAAATAGAGAGTCTCAGGCAATTAAGAAATTATATGGGAAGTTGAAAACGATGGAGATAAAGAGTCATGGGTGTTATGGAAGCTGAAGTGGGAATTTATAaaacaataatagaaaaataatgaaaataaaatatttttttattaatggaaATAATGATGTGGTCGCTGATGTGGCTTAGCAGGAGCAtagcaaaattaaaagctacgcttcagcttttagatatatatagattaacaTGGTATTATTTAAGTGCTCATCCAACTAATTGCATGTCTTGTCTAAGCAACATCTcaaaattgtttatttaattgagtTCGAAGACCTTGGCAGCAAATTTGTTTCTAGCTAGTTTTCAGCTAACAGCCAACCATGGTTTTGTTGTTTAAACTCTAAACAAATCCTTTTAATTATGTATTATACTCCGTTCCAATTACTCTCGCGAGcgcatacatacacacacacacacacatatatatatatatatatatatatatatatagaacttAGCAACACATGATTATGGTGTTacacttagcaaaaaaaaaaaaaaaaaaaaaaccatagttttgttagttttaaatgttattttttaaagtgtttttagGAACTACTTTAATTTCTCgcttatacaaaaaattattaatttctcGATAAAACACATGGTACCAAATTTTCCAACCAATAAATGCGTGTCATGTCATTGACAAAACCCTTAGAATCACTATATTATTGTACGATTTGGGAGTTAGTagtatttttataactttttttatgggatatttttataactttttaactaaaaagaagaggaagaaaaaaaactacAGGCTAATAAactgacttcttttttttcttttttctttttttgagaagaaacaTATAAATTGACTTATatgttaaaaatcaaattatttgtttaaagtCATTCTGTATCTTATTTATAAACCAATAAGCCATCAAACAGAGGGAAAATGATCATTTGTATGGATTCATTTCTTATATAGTTCAGAttagatataaaaaaatttaaacgtGTATcacatcaattaaaattttaataacttaACAATTTCTACATTgttatatattgaaaagaaaatcgTAACCTCAAATTAATTCTCTTCTtttaaagtgaaaatgaaagGAGGCAACCTATCCCTTTTTATATGATTAAAATCTGGCCGAATCCACttacactaaaataaaaataaaaaacaaaaacaaaaacaaaaataaccaacCAAATCAATCTTATGAATGATAAATGTTGCTTTTTTGACCGAGCACTGCACACAACCTAcaattattttcacataatttgAGCAAACCAAAAGCTAATTAATTAAGCCAAGACATCACCTACACCATTGCAAGctgatttttctttgtgttcttcctCATCCATTGTATCAAAAAGTGCTCTGCCTCTTGTCTCTGGCAAACATGCTGCAAATAGCCCACAACACCCTATCACCAACCCAAATACCACATAGGATGAAATTCCATCTCTTCTCTCTGCAGCAACTAGCATCGGACTAAACACACCACCAAACACAATTGCTTGTCTCACCAACGAAGTAGCTGAGTTCCTCACACAAGTAGGGAACAATTCTATTGTGAATATGAGTAATATACCGAAAGCAGTACAAGCACTGAAGAAGGATATTAACTCAAGTCCAATCTGCAATCTTGTCCATACCTCACCTTTTAAAGCACACATAATACTGAAAATCCCACTAAGGGTAGTGAAAGCAAGCACAGAAATTTTTCTGTTCAACTTACCTATAAACAAGATAATGAACATTGAAGATGGTATCTCAGATAAGGCATTTAATGTGACACTCAAGTAGAGATTGAATGACAAGTTTCCTAGGCCTAATGGCATGCCATAGTACACCATTCCAACCCCAAAACCTATCACcataaccagtaacaaccttCGGAAAGCCCATCTTTTCTGCACCAACATCTTTATAGTTGAGTAAACATTCCCATTATTCGACATTTCTTGCTCAAACGAAACCTCAGAAAAGCTCCAACTATGGCTAGGTGGTGCAATGCTTTTCAACGTGGCCACCGCTTCTTCTTTACGTCCACGCACAAGTAGCCATCTGGGTGACTCACGAACAAAGAAGTGAACCAACAAAGAATACAAGATTCCTGGGATAGAAGTCCACAAATAAAGAGATCTCCAAGATGAAATTCTATTCAAATAAGCTATAGCTGGTAGTGATAAGAACCCAATTGTGAAACAAAAGAATCCTATCACACCCACTTGGCCTCGCCACCTTTTTCCCACAAGCTCAATTGTTAACACAAGTGCAGATGTTCCAATTGTTGCACggcaaaacccacaaaccaatCTTAAAGCCGAGTAAACCCAAATGTTGGTGGAGAAGACAGTAAGCAAAGAAGATAGAGACATAGTTAGGCATGAGAGAAAGAGCATGTTTTTGCGACCAAGTGAGGAATCAGCAAGTGTAGCAAGAACAAGTCCACCCACTAGGCAAcccaagaagaaagaagatgcAGGCAAGCCAGTGATAATGGAAGCAGCACACTCTAAGTTCCATTCTGATATGATTGAAGTATAGGCAGGAAAATCCCATGCCCATGAATTCTTCGGAAGATTGCAAATATTGGAGACTGAGTTACAATCAAGTTGATTAGAAGTACAGTGCCATGCCGGGTGTGCATCAGTGAAGACACTAATGAATGTTTGTTGTGCATCAAATATCCATGCAATAGATACAAGTAGTGCTTGGAGGAATTGTGCCCATCCAAAATCTCCTATACACCTTTCAATGGTGGAATCAAGAGATAGATGGTGTTTCTCTAAAGGTGGAGGGCTGCTTTCTGACTTGACAGAGTTGGGTTGGGAGAGAAGTGGTGTTGAATCTGCCATTTACAAATATGTTTATGAGAAGGCAAGAGTTGGTAGTGTGAGAGGAATGTGAATGAATAACAATGGATTTTATAGTTGTTTTAGGCTAGGAGAGTCTAACAGTGTGTGCCATGTCAAATATCACATTTAATATTAACctcatgaaaatattttatttgttcataAAAAGAACTACTGTTTTTTAATTCTGGCTGGATCTAATAGTCTTAGAATAATGACGCAGCTATAGCTGGAGATGCGCATGTCTGATTCTATTGAccattttacatttatttttcttgtccTTGTgccatttaataaaattttgtcgTTAGGGTCTTTGATCAAGTAGATATTTATGAGAACAGAAACAAAgcattacaacaaaaattatatcattAATGTATTTTGACAAGATCTTTAAGAGTGGATATTTACTAGATTCAAAGAACGTAGAACACCAAGTTTGAATctagttttatttgtttatttttaataaaaggttAAAATCACCAAGTTTAAACTTGATACCTCAAAAGGttaaaaattcttttgtttgaGGCATGTTCAATGAGATAGGCATACTAATTAAAGAGCACACCTGTG includes the following:
- the LOC115987168 gene encoding organic cation/carnitine transporter 3-like yields the protein MADSTPLLSQPNSVKSESSPPPLEKHHLSLDSTIERCIGDFGWAQFLQALLVSIAWIFDAQQTFISVFTDAHPAWHCTSNQLDCNSVSNICNLPKNSWAWDFPAYTSIISEWNLECAASIITGLPASSFFLGCLVGGLVLATLADSSLGRKNMLFLSCLTMSLSSLLTVFSTNIWVYSALRLVCGFCRATIGTSALVLTIELVGKRWRGQVGVIGFFCFTIGFLSLPAIAYLNRISSWRSLYLWTSIPGILYSLLVHFFVRESPRWLLVRGRKEEAVATLKSIAPPSHSWSFSEVSFEQEMSNNGNVYSTIKMLVQKRWAFRRLLLVMVIGFGVGMVYYGMPLGLGNLSFNLYLSVTLNALSEIPSSMFIILFIGKLNRKISVLAFTTLSGIFSIMCALKGEVWTRLQIGLELISFFSACTAFGILLIFTIELFPTCVRNSATSLVRQAIVFGGVFSPMLVAAERRDGISSYVVFGLVIGCCGLFAACLPETRGRALFDTMDEEEHKEKSACNGVGDVLA